A region of the Prinia subflava isolate CZ2003 ecotype Zambia chromosome 17, Cam_Psub_1.2, whole genome shotgun sequence genome:
AGGTTTGATACTTTTGTTCTCTTCAGTCCATAAAGTTTAGATCAGCCTTTCCCACCCATGTGCCTTTTGTTAACTCTCCACCAGGCACATAAAGCATTTATGTTTTTAGATTTAAAGCTCaagttggtgggttttttccctcaagGTACAATTAAAATTGCACCTCAAAGTTGGTTTCAAACAACAGTTATAACCTGCACACCCAGATCAAAGAACCCCTTTGAAGAGCAGAAATCAAACGCAGTTGAAAGTTTTCTGAGTGATGACAGCTGCACAAGACTGAAGTtctgtttgcctttttctccctACAGTCATTCATCCCTTGCTTACTTTTTTTCAACATCCAGCTGCTCCATCAGTTCCTGCTTCTCAGAGTCTTGGCTTGTCATCTGCATCTCTTGGTTCATTACATTCCACTGCAGCTCTGATATTTTCCCTTTTAGTACAGTGATTGTCTgaattaatgggaaaaaaaaagcattaacaCACAAGGCTGTGACTCTCCAAGGCAGATATTATGGATGGTGATAGAAATTATTTCCAACTAAAAAGTACTAACACAATCTTAGAAATAATCCCACACTCCTGCAAACCTTCAGACCTCCAAACCTACCTCAAACAAatgcaacagaaaataattttgcactTTCACTTGCTATCCAAATTGTCATTTACATTCTGTCTTAAATGGGTGACCTCAAACTGGCATGAAAAATATCAAACTTCAGATTTAGATGATGTTTTTTCTAAATACATTAACTGTAAAGAAAAGCTCACAATTTTGTTTCCAATAGCCATTACTCAGCTGCCTGTaactaaaaaaaagagaaatatctcAAAACATTACATATGTAGTGTGTCTTCTAGACAGAGACACAGATAGGATTCTTATCTTGATACTGATAGAAATAAAAgaacacagacacagaactgCAGTACATATCTTTTAGGTAGGTTTAGTTTCTCTTATGTACCATCACTGTCCCCCTGGTTTTAATCACTGATAACTGGAACATTAAATCTGTTTACCTGCTTTATCACATTGCCACATTTGTGACACCTTAGCAGGAGCAGGTCTTAAGGATTTAAGTGATTGCTGATCAACAACTGGTgcagaaaaccaaattaaacaGGAAAGTTACAAAGTAAACAGCTGAACTTAACTATAATGATATCTGAGACAGCTGAGAAGATGGTCTGGGCATCCTAACATACTGAAACTACCAAGCATCCATTTTGCACATTTAAGACACTTCAGGAAGACTCAATTGCTTCATAATGTTGCTTTCATCCACTCTACCATTCCCCTGACTTCCCTGAACACTTTCCCATATTATCTCCTCCATCACTGGCCCTTTCTTCACACTTCTGAACCCAGACACTGGATGTTGCCTCACACTTTTTTTATCCTTCTCCATATCAGCTTGTCTAAGAAATCACTTCTCTTGACCTGCTCACTTGTATCTGGTTTGGTTCTAAACTTTGACAGAAAAGACATACACCACCAGGGTTTATTCATTTCCACATGATGAACACAATGTTCCAGTTATTTtgttttaaggggtttttttaatctaaaaggtCATTTTCAAGTCACAAGTACTGCAAAGTCACCTGAAGCTATGGATGGATTAAAAATGACTCTGTTCTTACTTCATTAGCTTCAGCTAATTTGCTCTCCTTCTCTTGCAGCTTCTTACTCATTGTCTCCATGCTCTTCTTGTAAGATTTGTTCATCTCCATCTGttctttcagtttattttcagCCTCTGTTTCCCTTTCCTGGTACTGCTTTATGCGCGTGAGCAGCTCCTGGTTACGGTCAGCCTCTCGCTGGCcaagggaaaaaacacaaagaGACTTtagaagaaagcagcagcaaggtGAAGCCATTTCTCCTTCTTCTGTCCTCATTCCTCACTACCATGGTCACCAATGGTAATTGCTTCATCATGAAGCAAAGTTACTCAGACCACAGCTTTAACCTAGCAAGGACAAAAATCTTATTAGCAGCAACTCAGCAGAATTACCCAGGGAAATGGAGCTGGAAAATTAAGAGACCACATCTTCCAAATCTCTTACACTAAGACATGACTGTGAGAATACAGATGGGGCTTCACAGACTCCACTGCacaccctccagcagatcaaagATGAGAACATTTAATCTCCAATTTAAAGCTGACCCATGCACAGCAAATTGACTTTTAGAACCTCAGACCTAAACACCTGGGTTAATAGGACAAACTTCCCTCTGCAACTTCTGGAATTGaggccattaaaaaaaaaattatcaattaatacaataaatatttttgcagtctGACAACCTTTCATATACCACTGCAGTTTATTCCTACCACAAATTGATACTTATTGAAAAAATGCATAGTAAATTGCTTTGCTAATCAAAGCAACTGGAGACACGGATTTGCATAGTAAGCAAGGATTAGGCAAAGCAATGTGAGGTTCCTAAAATCTTTATCCACATgactcagaaaaacacagaatctGAGCAGGGTAATTACCACAGTGCTGGATTAATGCTGCTCCCTTTTTTTTGTACCAGTATTTCAAGGGTTTCTGTGACTGACTCAGCTACATTCCAGTTTGAACTCTTCCTGGCTTAATCCCACATCACCTGACTTCAGAGGAAGGAGGAATTTAGTCACTGACTCCCTATTTCACAACCATACACTAAATCTGTCACCCTCATACAATACAACAAAACAtacttattattttttatagatttctttttcaattatCACCCACATAGAAGACTTTTATTACGCTACAAAAGCCACTGATCCACAGCTTATTTCAGTAACATCGTTAAGCAAACATAtgtgggaagaaaagcagaaccCAATAAAAGCTATTAGTCCCTGAGTGAGGCTCACTGCTCTATCAGTGCAGGCTCTCTTGCGTGACACTGCatggctggcactgctgccattcCAATTAATTACAGTCACACAAACCAAATGCTTGCAATTGTGCCAGCAGAAGTTTAAATTCCTCtaggagaaaaattattaaatacttCTGGGAGAAAGTAATAACAAAGCCCTTTTGTTACTGCTATCCATGACAATTTCAGTGCTAAGCTAACAGAATCCAGTGATCAGCTCATCAGTCTGTGAACCTAACGAGGCTTCACGTTCACACTCTAGTGCTCATTGGCAAGTTAGTGCAGGGAACCTCTCAGTTCTGTAACTGTGTTGGTGCTGGCAGCTTGGCACCCACACCTGCAGTAAATGCAAACACAGTAAAGGCATTCCAGATCCACTGAAGTCCTGCTCAGAAGACAGTGTCCATTAGCAGCTGAAGAACACCAGGCTTGTTCCTGGAGTGCACTTTTCAGTTTAGTttcactgcaaagaaagagcaaCTAGACACATGCTGAGACATTCTGCAAACCAAAGCACATCCCtgaaccaaaccaaatcaaagcACTGATGTAAATGGTCCCCATGTGCTCTGGCTCAGGCCAATGCTCCCAAGGCAGTGCAGACATCCCTCTCACCTCATAGTTCCTGGCGTTGGTGTTCGCTGCCTTCTCCAGCTCGATGCGAGCTCGTTTGTGGCTCAGCTCCATCTGCATCTTCTCCCgctccacctgcagcagctgggatttggAGTGGATctgcccagcctgctcctccagctggcCAGTTCATGtgtgaaaagggacattgcacACCATTAACACCACAGCATCACCGTGCCCTGAACTGCTCAGCTGACACTAACCTGACATTTCACAAACCATCACCAAATTTGTGGTACctctcacagcagctgcagatgggGAAACTGAGAGTTCAACATCACGCTCAGAAACACACATCAAACCAAGGTGaattggaaagaaattaattcccaATTATTAAGTCAGAATTTCTCAATCTCTAGCTGAAGTCTGACAAAATCTACTTCTCCATCCAAAAAGCCAATTATGAACACCCCAAGCCCAAGAAGCACAGATCATGCTCCCAATAAAATGTAATTGCTGAGCAAAATAACATGTTTTTCTACAACATAACACTTCATTTTTCCATTCAAATTACCTGAGAGCACAGACAATACTAACAGTAATGCTCACATCCTGGTGATGTACATCCAACACAGTCAGTGGAGACTCTAACCAGAGAGAGCCTCCTGCAACTGCTGCTCCCACCAGAGATGtaacacagacagaaaaagctTAAATTTCTGTCAACATTTCAAATGCAAAGCagatttacattaaaaaaaaccaaactttttTGTACTTAGAGGCTGAAATACAAATTATATTAAGATACAGAATAAAGAAACTATTCATTCCAGCCTAATAAACAGTCTCTGGGATCTAAGATGTCAATTGACTTTATGAGCCTAAAGCagctaacagaaaaaaaagtaaataaccCTGGTGGATACAAAGAGAGGTGGCTTGCATATCAAAGCCACAGCTCAGTGCAAGTCTCCTGGATGTGTCCAGGCAAAGAAGTCTCTAAATTCTGAAAAAAGGTAACAAAGTGTCTTACTAGAAAAACGTTAAGATATAAAAACTCATTTGttcagcaaaatgaaaacaactcACAGTTTAATTTCCTGAGCTGGTGCACAGATATAACCAGCAGGGAATAAATTAAAAGGGCCTTTCTTCAACTtccacaaaacagaaataaacatgGCTGgcactgtaaaaaaaattaaatatattctgGACAAGATCCTGCAATGGTGACAGCAAGCTTCCTTTATTGAGTTTGTGTCAATTTCGGAACGTCAGTTTCAGAACAGATctgaatgaaatgaaatgaatgaAATTCCCCATTCATAGAACCAAAAGGAGCACAGCACCACACTGGAGTGATACTGCAGGAATCACCAAGGTGAGGACTCCTCACCTGCATCCTCTGCTGGTACTGCATCTGTAAGGAGCTTTGACATGACCCTGGTGTAGCCAGCCCAGACACCCCCTCCATACGCTGTGAAATGAAGTTGTTGAGGGATCTCAGGGTGGAGAAGACAGTGGTATTATTTTCCAAGTCCTCCATGGTTCTGGAAACAGACAGAAAATCATCAGAACACTCAGAGCAAGCTGCTGTGCTAAAGAGGGAtccatcactgccctggggaaaCACTAAACACAAGGTCTTCCAATTTACAGGGCAAAATCAATCTGCAAATCACTGCTGAGCCACAGAAAACATGACCCCACCCAAGCTGAAATTGtcattttctctgaaatgagaaaaagatgCAAGATGGCCTTTTCTTCTCTGACCAAACTAAACTCATTGTTCTTCCCCCTAATTTTTGAAGCTGATGGGAGCAGAACTAACTCCACAGTAGCTGCAAACCCCTCCTGCTACAACACTTGTTTCTGATTTCCCAGAAGCACTTTGGACTTTAATTTCCAACAATAAGTCTTCCCAAGTCCACTGATCACTTGTATAAGTGAAACTGCATCTCACTATTCATATAATGAATGAGATGTAGCTCTTCCTTCCAATTCAGAAGGGTACTAACTAAAAGGCCAAAGATAAACCAAGCTCAGAGTTCAGAAAAGCCTGTAAGGTTTCCCAGGAGATTTCAGGAAGCCTTAGGTGAGTCTCACCAGTGCCTGCACTCTCCATAAATCCCCAGAAACACTGGAAAAGGTCCGGGACCAGGAAAGCACAATATCCACATGGCTTGTACTACAGACAGATTCAAGACTCCCTCCGGGCTGTGCGCCCTTGGGGTTACACAGCAATTATTGTTTGGATTTACAGCATCACGAGGACCACGGCGCAGAAGCAACAGATCTGCCAAAACCCAAACTGAGCCCTGGAGTACCAAACGCGCCTGCCGACAGGTAGCTCCAGCAAGCCCGCTCTCAAACCTACTAACGATCACGACGACACTCAGGTGTGTGACCCGGGCCGCTTCAGAAACCGCCGTGGCCAAGGCTCCCTCGGGGCACGCAGGGGCAGCGAACACCGAGAGCTCCGGGCAGCGAGGGGTTCGGCCGCACGACTCCCCCGGGGGAAGAGCGCGGTGGGCCGGGCGCGGTGGGAGCGCCCCTCCTCAGCCCTTGCCCTCAGCCCTTGCCCCCCGTCCCGTCCCTGCCCCGTCCCGCCCCTCGCTCACCGCTCTCCGCAGCGCGCCCCGCTTGGATCTCCCTCCTCGCCCCGGCCACGGGATCTCGCGGGAACTCCGCGCCCGCCTCTCGCGAGAACGGCCCCGCCGGCTGCCGTAACGGCGGCATTATGCGCGCAGCCCTCCGCGCGCTACCGTAATGCTCCGAATAGGTGGGGTGAAGCTTAGAGCTCGGCCCGACCTCCCAAAAtccgccccgcgcccccctGCTCGGGCAGGGATCTAATCAGCAGCCCCAGATGAGCTGATGAGAAACACCTGGGAGTCTTAAAAACACCCTCTCATATAACTCATGCCACAGTCAGCCTGATAAAAGCACAATTTAATATAAAAGTTGTCACTTTCAGATAAGGCAGCAGCTAAATTTATTTGTGCAAACAGATTTCCGGCAATTCAGTCATTCTTCCTACTGGGATCTTAGGAACGTTTTGTCTCTTTTCACCTGAGAAACACCATTGGGCACACCTAAAAAGCACAGGGGAGATGATGTGCACAGCCATGACCCTGTCCCACTGCCGTTGATTGCATTTATGAGTGCCAGGAAGCAGCAATTGCTAAATAGAACCTGTGTCTGtaggagaggcagcagagccatgggcTGAACATTCCCAAGGCAGCCGTGCCTCTCACATGGCTGTGTTACACATCCTACATGAGGATGCAGATCCTGATGTACACAGACACATTTACTATTTTCACCTGTGCTAATAAATCACACCAGCTTCTAAAAGGCACTGAATTGGCTCAAACTCCCTTTTGCTGTTCCCTCACATTCTAACAACCACCTTTATGGTCAGTCTCATGTATGACAGCACTAACAGTGCAATGATTTTCAGGCACGCATTAAAAACTCATATaatcagcattttattttcattttcattactCCAGCCCCAGAGGTTGCCTTTCAGATTATTCCTCTCCATTCCCAACCATTTTGTCCACAAGTATTTGAAAAGCCTGATGGACTTAAAGAAGAGTAGCAAATTTTCCCAGGGTCTTAACAgtgggattttcttttaaacaccCACTAAGTTGAGATTTCCAATCAATGTCAGAGAATCTGCAGTTCTTGACTTTCATTTCCCTCTGTACAGCCTTGCCAAGTAATAAGATTCTGCAGAGTCCTTCCGGCTGGCCTGAGGCTTTATAGTTCTCACATCCTGGAACTGCTCCTTGAGTCTGCTTTGCAGAAGATGGGCCTCAGATCCATCCCAGAATTTACAGAGCATCGTTCCTCCGGGCTTTAAAATGCTTTGGGATATATCCAGAAGGCCTAAACAGAGATTGATCAGCTTCTGATGATCCAGCTCTTTAATGCCTGTGGCGTTGGGTGCCATGTCACTCAGGATGACATCTGCCTTCCCCAAGGGAAGCAGGCTCTGGATCGCCTGCAGCGTGCTGGGCTCGGCCACGTCAGTCTGCGACAGGAAAACCGCTCCTTCCAGAGGAGAAATCCGCAGCAGGTCAACGCCAAGCACAAAGCCCGTAGGGACAGCAGGATCTGGAGGGATGAATGACACAGGGAACACTCAGAGTGGCTGCACAAACCTGCACATGCACGAGCTCTGTGCCAGTCAATAGACAAAACCCACCACCTGCCACAGCTGCCTTCTCATCCACTGGAAGTTTGAGGGTTTGCCATAAGCTCATCCATTCAAGACATAAAAACTCAGCTACTTTGGATAGAcaagcaggatttttctttgttttttgctgctctttcaAAGCTGACAGTCCAGAAATCCTGGATAATGATGGGTGCAGATGATAACACCTCATCTTGTAAGTATCAATGGCTTCACCCACATAAACCACGCACAGCAGTTGCTTCCATTTTTTGAGAAGGGGAATAATATATCAAATAAGCCAAGGTAATTGCTGGAGGTCACACCAGTTTCAGAACTGGATGAAGGGATCTTCCCCCCTACAATTAATTAGATCACTAGCACCACATGGTATGTTTTATTCTATAAACACAATTTCTTTATATGAAAATTTACTAGACTCACCCCTTCATGTTTTTACCAGTGACTCTAGCACTTGCCAGTACCCGTAGTCCCTCCCCATACTGTTATGTTATGTTACCATCATAACATTTCCTTGATTTCACAGCTTTTCCACTTAGATTCCTTAGTATTTCACAGATCTCTCACACACTTCAAGAGGGGTATCATCCCAATCTTGCCTGCCAAAAAACTGCACTTACCAGTACCTAAGGCATTGACCCTCTCTACAGCAACCTGGCTCCAAGCACCAGGTGCGGCTCCACAGTCAAGAACAGAAAGTCCTGGACAAAGAACACAGAGCTTGTCATCAATTTCCAGCAACTTGAAGGCACTTCGGCAACGGTAATGCTGCTGCTTGGATGCCTTGACAAAGGGATCCTTCAAGTGCCGCTCCAACCACCTCTGCTCATTTCCAGTTTTCCTCAGAAACTTCACTGTGGTGTGCAGGCATCTGCTCATCCAAAGCCAACAACTGTCAGGAAGAGAGGCAAGTCAACCAGTTAATACATAACCACTCTGTATGTCAAAAGTTGCTACAGTAATTCATTCCAGCTACTacaggcagcccagggagggtgGGGAGTCTCCCTGTCAGGAGacaattcaaaataaatagGACATGTTCCTatgtcacctgctccaggtgaccctgccttggcagggtcATTGAGCTAGATGGtctccagagatcccttccaaaccattctgtgattctaaaaaGAAGCCCCCAAACTGGAGATTTTTGGCACATTTATTTATCAGGTCCTATCACAACAGCAGGGCCAGATTTTGGATGAGGCCTCACGTTATCCTGAGCTAAGGGGGAAAGAGATCCCACTCcagcttctgctctgctgttttaAGGACATGGCAGAGTGATCCCAGCACAGTCCTGCGCTGCCTCAGCGGGGCCGGTGGCCCCCGTGAGCCCCTCGGAGGAATAGAGGGATGCCCGAGCTCCTGCAAGCTCTCGGCAGAACAACCAAGAGCCACGGCCCGGGCGGAACCGCCGCACGGCATAAACCTAAAACCCCAAACGCACATTAACCCATTCCCGAGGGAAACGCCAGGCGCCGGCACTAACGACACCCTCCCCAATTCCCCGCATGGGCGCCGGGATCGCCTCAGCCGCCCCGGGAACGCCTCAGCCGCCCCGGGATCGCCTCAGCCACCCCGGGAACGCCTCAGCCGCCCCAGGAACGCCTCAGCCGCCCCGGGAACGCCTGAGCCGCCCCGGGATCGCCTCAGCCGCCCCGGGAACGCGTCAGCCGCCCCGGGATCGCCTCAGCCGCCCCGGCACGCACCGGCCGCCAGCAATGGCAGCTCCGCCCGCGGCCGCCATGGCCGCTGcgcccgccccgtcccgccTCCCCTCACGGCGAacgcgggcggggcggcggcggcgcgggaaGAGCGGGGACGGGCTGAGGGTGACACCGAGGCGGGCGGGAAAGCAGCGAGTGCCGGGCTGAGGTACGCGGGGACGGGgatgggagggcaggggggtCAGGGGTTGGGGTGGGGGATCAGTGAAGCGGGGAAGGGGCGCTGGAAGTCGGATTCGGGGCGGGGATGTGGAGGGTGATAAGGGATTCAGGGAGGGAGTTTAGGGGGAGCAAGGATTTAAGGAGAGCGGATCGGAGATTTGGGGAGGGGTTTCTGGGACGCAAGGATTCGGGGAAGGGGTGTTGAGGGTGGTCGGAGAATCTGGGGGGACAGGGATTTGCGGAGGGGAtcagggatttggggaaggggtgctgggagccagggatTCCGAGGAGGGTGTTAAGGGAGCTCAGGATTCGGGGAGGGGGTTTTGGGGAAACAAGGATTTGGGAAGGGAGAATCAAACTTAGGGAAGGGGGTGCTGAGGTAGCAGGAAGAGCAAGGGTCAGTGGGAGCGTTGGAGAAGGTATTGGGAGAGGTACTGGGGGACCAGGGTTCAGGGGCCGGGATTCATTTATCAGTTCAATTGAGGAGGGGtgctgggggtttggggagTGAGGGGCTCTGTGCGTCCCCTCCGAAGGGTGCCGGGAACCCTTGGCACAGCGTGCCCGCCTCGTCCCTCACCCAGGAGCCATGCACACCTCCAGACTCTTCACCCTCGTCCTGGTGGTGCAGCCGTCCCGCGTCCTCCTGGGCATGAAGAAGCGCGGGTTCGGCGCCGGGCTGTGGAACGGCTTCGGGGGAAAGGTGCAGCCTGGGGAGAGCATCGAGGAGGCTGCCCGCAGGTGAGGGCTGGGCCGGCGCCACGGCACAGGTATGGGGGCACAGGTGAAGGTGCTGGACCATCGgcagtgggctgcaggtggaggaACCACGGCTGATCTGGTCAGTGACACCCTCCTGTTATCCAGCAGTACAGTCGTGACCCGCCTCTGAACATCTGCTCCACAGGTGATGGGGGATCACCCACATGTACAGAGAAACAGGATTGTTCCCCCTTTGTCATCTGCAAATCCTAAACTGTCATCCAGTCTGTGAGCAACTGGAACTTCTTGTGTCCTCCCTCCCATCTCCTGGACTCTGATCTAAACTGAGAATGATTGAGTGGTGGGTGGAGGTTCTTGCATTCTTCAGAGAGGTGCAGGGTTTAATTTCAGCTATACAGAAGAATTACagctaatttaatttaaataattagcCAAACTGCTTATTATTTGATCGTATAGTGACATTTTTAAGTGCTAATGATGAGTTGCAGAATTGAATTTCATCAGTAAAGAGACACAGTGTAATTTTTGAACCTTTTAGTACTGATTTCCTGTAGTTCTTTCATCTGTCTGGTCATTAAAATGAAGTAGCAGATCACAGATGAATTGCTAGGCTCCTCTTAAAATTAGGTACCTTGTTCTTGACATGAATGCTGCTGATACAAAGCCACGCTTTGCCAACTAATCAGTCTCTGATGCGTGCCCAAAGCTGCCCTTGCACCTGCAGGAAGATAAACCACGGTGTGCTCTGCTGGTTCCCACCGGCttctgccctcagcagcctcctcagctgtgccagcacaacCGCCCgggctctgtgtgagctggcctggggacaggggggtgTCTGTGCAGATGTGCTCAGCAGCCTTAACGTACCTGACACTTCATCATGGCTTTTTGTGCAATTTATCATCTCTGAGTGGAGAGAGGGATGTAAGTTTTGTCACTTAACATCATCTCTGAGTGGAGGGAGGGGCGTAGGTTTTGTCACTTAACATTAGCTAGACCATCCTGCCACCAGCTGTGGGGTAAATCTAATGGTTTAATGTAGCATTTGATTTCCTTGTAGAAATACATTAcatgctcctgtgctggccccGAGTTTGACACCAGAACTTCTGTTCACACAAGATGTCCAATGCTAACATTTTCCTCAATCCAAATGCAAtgtgccacagcacagccagcacctgctgctgggGACTGTCCCCATCCCTTCACCTGCAGTTTACTCCAGAATGACACAACCAAGTCCTGCTGAGGTcagctgggcaggcagctgtccccagagccaggagcagctggccaCGCTGGCCACCTCGCTGGCTGGAGCCCCACTGGTGCAGTGCTGCCTcggggcacagctcagctgcaggaagcaTCACACAGTCCAAAGCAAACTCTCCTTGTACCACTTCCACTCCGCACTGCGAGTTGAGGTCTGAGGTTGTGGTTCCACATTGCTCTGTCTCAGCTGGgttggcagaggcagcaggtgTGAAGTGTCCTGTCAGCACAGGTAGTTAATATTAAGCCAAAACATGAACAAAAGTTCCCACAGAACCAGTAAGATTTGTGTCTTCTGCTGGGTACAGCACATTCCCACAAACACCTGGGCAGCTCCTCAGTGGCACAATTTGTAAGGGGAGCATTTAGTGAATGAATTATTTCTAGTTTGCCACCTGTAATGTTTCCACTTGCTACAGACAGAGCCAAGCAGCTAATGGATAAATTGCCTGGAGAACTGTAGCAGTGTTGTACTTTGTTGTTCAATTATCAGTGCCTGTAAAAGGAGGCTTTTAGAGTCATTGCTGGAAAACTGCCTCTATTTTAGACATAGATAGCTTCACAGAAGATAAACTAAAATTAGCCAAGACATTAAGTTGAAGTATAATTTTGAAAGATGGGACCCATGAAATCAATGCCAAAGAAAGCTGGAGCCTTAGAATCATTTCCATTACATTTTAAAGTTGTTGTTACTGCCAAATAGGCAACTACATTAATTATTAACTATAACTGAAAATACACGGTTTCAGAGAATCCCTAATTTTGTACATTAGAAAAACCATGACTAACCTCAAGCTATGCTGCTTCTGTTAGAGGgaggtaaaattaaaaaaccctgaGTGCAGAGCATAAAGAGAGGATATAATTGAATGTGCTTCAAGTAGCTGTGCATGGTTATGTGTGGAaaagagctggcacagctctccaaGTGCTCTTAAAGTCTTGCCTTCTGGCCTCTTGTTATGCTCAATGTGCTTCCAAGGAGCAGAAAGGCAAAGTTTGCACAATTGCTTTGTGTTTTTACACTGCATTTGAATGGGAATTGGAACTCTCAACCTTCTGTGTGTAAATGATCTTATGGAGTGTGTAATTTAAGTAAGCTTCAGTTTGCCTCAGAAGTAGCTGATTGTGTAACAGGTATAGATGTTCTTTCTGGTGTTCACAACCTGCCTCCCCACCATTCTAAAAGATTTAGCTTGAAGTTGGCAAAGCCTTTTGCCCTTCACTTCTAAATGAAGTGTACCTTGGAGCTTGGAGCCACACACAGCTACAGTCACCTGACTTCACATACCCACTTCTAGCTTACCTCAGAGAAGATGTTGCAAGGACTAATTTATACTAAATTATCAATTTTCCTTAATCTTCCCCTTCCAACATAGACTGTTTGCCTGCTGGGCTCAGGAGCCTGAAATAACACACAATCCCACCTGACCTGGCTCCACTGTGGTGCTGTAGCCTCGTGGCTTGGTGCAGGGCAGGATCCTTGCTCTGTTGTACTGTAAGCTTTCACCTTTGGTTCACTGGAAGGGTTTTGAATATGTGAATTAAGCTAATGGCTGCATTTCTGCCCTCCTAATGCTCACTTTCAAGTCTTTTTCTTgtgcagggagctcctggaggagaGTGGACTGACTGTGGACACCTTGCAGAAGATGGGTCAGATCACATTTGAATTTGTAGGCAACTCTGAACTCATGGACGTTCACATTTTCCGGGCAGATCAC
Encoded here:
- the MRM2 gene encoding rRNA methyltransferase 2, mitochondrial isoform X2; its protein translation is MSRCLHTTVKFLRKTGNEQRWLERHLKDPFVKASKQQHYRCRSAFKLLEIDDKLCVLCPGLSVLDCGAAPGAWSQVAVERVNALGTDPAVPTGFVLGVDLLRISPLEGAVFLSQTDVAEPSTLQAIQSLLPLGKADVILSDMAPNATGIKELDHQKLINLCLGLLDISQSILKPGGTMLCKFWDGSEAHLLQSRLKEQFQDVRTIKPQASRKDSAESYYLARLYRGK
- the MRM2 gene encoding rRNA methyltransferase 2, mitochondrial isoform X1, yielding MAAAGGAAIAGGRCWLWMSRCLHTTVKFLRKTGNEQRWLERHLKDPFVKASKQQHYRCRSAFKLLEIDDKLCVLCPGLSVLDCGAAPGAWSQVAVERVNALGTDPAVPTGFVLGVDLLRISPLEGAVFLSQTDVAEPSTLQAIQSLLPLGKADVILSDMAPNATGIKELDHQKLINLCLGLLDISQSILKPGGTMLCKFWDGSEAHLLQSRLKEQFQDVRTIKPQASRKDSAESYYLARLYRGK
- the NUDT1 gene encoding oxidized purine nucleoside triphosphate hydrolase, whose protein sequence is MHTSRLFTLVLVVQPSRVLLGMKKRGFGAGLWNGFGGKVQPGESIEEAARRELLEESGLTVDTLQKMGQITFEFVGNSELMDVHIFRADHFHGEPTESEEMRPQWFRLDEVPFHRMWPDDSYWFPLVLQRKLFRGYFKFQGQDTILEHSLKEVEEV